A region from the Gossypium hirsutum isolate 1008001.06 chromosome A08, Gossypium_hirsutum_v2.1, whole genome shotgun sequence genome encodes:
- the LOC107946920 gene encoding N-acylphosphatidylethanolamine synthase isoform X1, whose product MGRTMEWAGREKHMRGIPRKMVFLAVGAFAKAVATLLNTTSVHNADTLIRLVRSRPPGIPLLTVSNHMSTLDDPLLWGFKGFPSLDAHLARWVLAAEDICFKNSVLTYFFRLGKCIPITRGAGIYQEYMNEALQCLNNGAWLHTFPEGKVSQEDAPIRRLKWGTASLIVRAHVTPIVLPMVHSGFEEVMPEKFFLDRRPPFPLCNKKIKIMIGKPLEFDIPKMRELAISKSRGDVFSSTTTSRGWPVISSYGLDLDEAAQRYLYSSISDEIQSAMEELRSSLK is encoded by the exons ATGGGAAGGACAATGGAATGGGCAGGCAGGGAGAAGCACATGAGAGGAATACCTAGGAAGATGGTGTTTCTGGCAGTGGGGGCATTCGCCAAGGCGGTAGCAACTCTTCTCAACACCACCTCCGTTCATAATGCTGATACCCTCATTCGTCTTGTGCGTTCTCGACCCCCTGGCATACCACTCCTCACTGTTAGTAATCACATGTCTAC CTTGGATGATCCACTTCTTTGGGGGTTCAAAGGTTTCCCCTCCTTGGATGCCCATTTGGCACGATGGGTACTTGCTGCTGAAGACATTTGTTTTAAGAATTCTGTGCTCACTTATTTTTTTAGACTTG GTAAATGCATACCTATTACAAGGGGTGCTGGAATTTATCAGGAATACATGAATGAAGCTCTTCAATGCTTAAACAATGGAGCCTGG CTACATACATTTCCTGAAGGTAAAGTATCCCAAGAAGATGCACCGATAAGACGATTAAAATGGGGAACAGCTAGTCTGATTGTTCGTGCCCATGTGACTCCTATAGTTCTTCCTATGGTTCATAGTGGGTTTGAAGAG GTGATGCCGGAGAAGTTTTTTCTTGACAGAAGGCCTCCTTTTCCATTAtgcaataagaaaataaaaattatgattgGAAAGCCTCTAGAATTTGATATTCCTAAAATGAGGGAGTTGGCAATTTCAAAGTCTCGTGGTGATGTATTTTCTTCAACAACAACGTCTAGAGGATGGCCCGTTATCTCCTCTTATGGATTGGATTTGGATGAAGCAGCGCAGAGGTATCTCTACTCAAGTATTTCAGATGAAATACAAAGTGCCATGGAGGAGTTACGAAGTTccttaaaatag
- the LOC107946920 gene encoding N-acylphosphatidylethanolamine synthase isoform X2 — MLIPSFVLCVLDPLAYHSSLLDDPLLWGFKGFPSLDAHLARWVLAAEDICFKNSVLTYFFRLGKCIPITRGAGIYQEYMNEALQCLNNGAWLHTFPEGKVSQEDAPIRRLKWGTASLIVRAHVTPIVLPMVHSGFEEVMPEKFFLDRRPPFPLCNKKIKIMIGKPLEFDIPKMRELAISKSRGDVFSSTTTSRGWPVISSYGLDLDEAAQRYLYSSISDEIQSAMEELRSSLK, encoded by the exons ATGCTGATACCCTCATTCGTCTTGTGCGTTCTCGACCCCCTGGCATACCACTCCTCACT CTTGGATGATCCACTTCTTTGGGGGTTCAAAGGTTTCCCCTCCTTGGATGCCCATTTGGCACGATGGGTACTTGCTGCTGAAGACATTTGTTTTAAGAATTCTGTGCTCACTTATTTTTTTAGACTTG GTAAATGCATACCTATTACAAGGGGTGCTGGAATTTATCAGGAATACATGAATGAAGCTCTTCAATGCTTAAACAATGGAGCCTGG CTACATACATTTCCTGAAGGTAAAGTATCCCAAGAAGATGCACCGATAAGACGATTAAAATGGGGAACAGCTAGTCTGATTGTTCGTGCCCATGTGACTCCTATAGTTCTTCCTATGGTTCATAGTGGGTTTGAAGAG GTGATGCCGGAGAAGTTTTTTCTTGACAGAAGGCCTCCTTTTCCATTAtgcaataagaaaataaaaattatgattgGAAAGCCTCTAGAATTTGATATTCCTAAAATGAGGGAGTTGGCAATTTCAAAGTCTCGTGGTGATGTATTTTCTTCAACAACAACGTCTAGAGGATGGCCCGTTATCTCCTCTTATGGATTGGATTTGGATGAAGCAGCGCAGAGGTATCTCTACTCAAGTATTTCAGATGAAATACAAAGTGCCATGGAGGAGTTACGAAGTTccttaaaatag